The Breoghania sp. genome has a segment encoding these proteins:
- a CDS encoding nicotinate phosphoribosyltransferase encodes MADTLSDTDFGHSLLVTDLYQLNMLEAYRAAGMEGTAVFEFFARNMPDNRGFYMAAGLEQLVGFLQGARVDPAEIEWLRRTDDFSEQLARFLTEFRFTGHVDAVPEGTIVFADEPIVRITAPVAEAQLVETRLINFMQFQTLVATKAARMKLAAPGKGIVDFGLRRAHSGESGVLAARAAYLAGFDGTASVPAGRHFDIPLYGTMAHAFIQTFSDEVEAFRAFAMARPDQTVFLLDTYDTERAARRLVELAPTLHAQGIKLKGVRIDSGDLAEMAYKVRAILDDGGLGHLNIITSGGLDEYELEKLTAKRAPIDIYGVGTALVTSDDQPSLDCGYKLKAYDGSARRKLAEGKTYWPGATQVYRSLDANGLIAGDHITSADENAPGEPLLKPVLRNGELVEPLPSLMEIRHYAAAQLERLPEGLKRLKGADSYPVTVSPKLQTLAEDLKRNVLAQPVPTA; translated from the coding sequence CCGCCGGGATGGAGGGCACGGCCGTGTTCGAGTTCTTCGCCCGCAACATGCCTGACAATCGCGGGTTCTACATGGCCGCCGGCCTTGAACAGCTCGTCGGTTTTCTGCAGGGCGCGCGCGTCGACCCGGCTGAGATCGAATGGCTGCGCCGCACCGACGATTTCTCCGAGCAGCTGGCCCGCTTCCTCACCGAGTTCCGCTTCACCGGCCATGTGGACGCCGTGCCGGAAGGCACCATCGTCTTCGCCGATGAGCCGATCGTGCGCATCACCGCGCCGGTGGCAGAGGCCCAGCTTGTCGAGACCCGGCTGATCAACTTCATGCAGTTCCAGACGCTGGTCGCCACCAAGGCCGCCCGCATGAAGCTGGCCGCTCCCGGCAAGGGCATCGTCGATTTCGGTCTGCGCCGGGCGCACTCCGGCGAAAGCGGTGTGCTGGCCGCTCGCGCCGCCTATCTGGCGGGCTTCGACGGCACCGCGAGCGTGCCCGCGGGCCGTCATTTCGATATTCCGCTCTATGGCACGATGGCCCACGCCTTCATCCAGACCTTCTCCGATGAGGTGGAAGCCTTCCGTGCCTTCGCCATGGCGCGTCCCGACCAGACGGTCTTCCTGCTCGACACCTATGACACCGAGCGCGCGGCCCGGCGTCTGGTCGAGCTTGCCCCCACGCTCCATGCGCAGGGCATCAAGCTGAAGGGCGTCCGCATCGACAGCGGCGATCTTGCGGAAATGGCGTACAAGGTCCGCGCCATTCTCGATGACGGCGGCCTTGGCCATTTGAACATCATCACCAGCGGCGGGCTCGACGAATATGAGCTTGAAAAGCTTACCGCCAAGCGCGCGCCCATCGATATCTATGGCGTGGGCACCGCTCTGGTGACCTCCGACGACCAGCCCTCGCTCGATTGCGGCTACAAGCTCAAGGCCTATGACGGGTCTGCGCGGCGCAAGCTTGCGGAAGGCAAGACCTACTGGCCCGGCGCCACGCAGGTCTATCGAAGCCTCGATGCCAACGGGCTGATCGCGGGCGACCATATCACCAGCGCCGATGAGAACGCGCCCGGCGAACCGCTTTTGAAGCCGGTCCTGCGCAATGGCGAGCTGGTGGAGCCGCTGCCGAGCCTCATGGAGATCCGCCACTATGCGGCCGCCCAGCTTGAACGCCTGCCGGAAGGCCTGAAGCGGCTCAAGGGGGCGGACAGCTATCCCGTCACCGTTTCGCCAAAGCTGCAAACACTGGCCGAAGACCTCAAGCGCAACGTGCTCGCCCAGCCCGTGCCAACCGCCTGA